The following coding sequences are from one uncultured Devosia sp. window:
- a CDS encoding zinc-binding alcohol dehydrogenase family protein — translation MRAISCAAPGELAFVDIEPPALKPGWLRVGISHIGICGTDYHIYEGKHPFLQYPRIMGHELSGVVRDANGATTLAEGDAVVINPYLPCYNCPACREGKTNCCEILTVIGVHGDGGMAEEIVMPEANLYKAEGLSLRDAAMVEFLAIGAHAVRRTELKPGARVLVVGGGPIGLGVAFFARIAGADVTILDAAEDKLDAAHRFGFAVAALHQLEGAAFKARMGSGFDAVFDATGSIAAMNQAITYCRNGGALTLVGVVKGTLNWEDPEIHRRELTIRASRNATREDFDHVMDSIRNGAVPTDEIATHSTSFDDVPTNLPKWARERSGLIKAIITL, via the coding sequence ATGCGCGCCATATCCTGCGCCGCGCCGGGCGAACTGGCATTTGTCGACATCGAGCCACCAGCGCTCAAGCCCGGCTGGCTGCGCGTCGGCATCAGCCATATCGGCATTTGCGGCACGGACTATCATATCTACGAAGGCAAGCATCCCTTCCTGCAATATCCGCGCATCATGGGCCATGAGCTCAGCGGCGTGGTGCGCGATGCCAATGGCGCGACAACGCTGGCCGAAGGCGATGCCGTGGTCATCAACCCCTATCTGCCCTGCTACAATTGCCCCGCCTGCCGAGAAGGCAAGACCAATTGCTGCGAGATACTGACCGTGATCGGCGTGCATGGCGATGGCGGCATGGCTGAGGAAATCGTCATGCCCGAGGCCAATCTCTACAAGGCTGAGGGGCTCAGCCTGCGCGATGCGGCCATGGTGGAATTCCTTGCCATCGGGGCGCATGCCGTGCGCCGCACGGAACTCAAACCCGGCGCGCGTGTGCTGGTGGTGGGCGGTGGTCCGATCGGGCTGGGCGTGGCCTTCTTTGCCCGCATCGCCGGTGCCGATGTGACCATTCTCGATGCCGCCGAGGACAAACTCGATGCCGCCCATCGCTTTGGCTTTGCTGTCGCTGCGCTGCATCAGCTTGAGGGCGCCGCGTTCAAGGCGCGCATGGGCAGCGGCTTCGATGCGGTGTTTGACGCCACCGGTTCGATCGCCGCGATGAACCAGGCCATCACCTATTGCCGCAATGGCGGCGCGCTGACCCTGGTCGGCGTGGTCAAGGGCACGCTCAATTGGGAAGACCCCGAAATTCATCGGCGCGAACTGACCATCCGCGCCTCGCGCAATGCCACGCGCGAGGACTTCGACCACGTGATGGATTCGATCCGTAATGGCGCCGTGCCAACGGACGAAATCGCCACCCATTCCACCAGCTTTGACGACGTTCCAACCAACCTGCCCAAATGGGCCCGGGAGCGGAGCGGTTTGATCAAGGCGATCATCACTCTCTAG
- a CDS encoding catechol 1,2-dioxygenase codes for MIDASVQTNVKSKPLLPLTTALGPVHIAVTEKAKALAIWQDVVGLDLIAEDGNALHLGAAGKVLIVLETGATRPSVPRTIGLYHVAVHVPSRVALAEMAVRALQRNVRISPTDHLVSEAIYLWDLDGNGIEITFETPWRGTLGDPDKGETYAVTTEGKSHSGRDPIDLDGLLAELGENPVIAPRMPAGTRIGHIHVHVNDLGIAMNFYRDVLGFAGFLLIHSFGMGDVGLDYMPHTIAFNIWSGPNAALPPAGAAGLRWFTIVLPDAATLEAVGNRLAAAGAQVVGVEGGLETQDPFGNRIKIVLG; via the coding sequence GTGATTGACGCATCCGTACAGACCAATGTGAAGTCAAAACCCCTGCTGCCGCTGACCACGGCACTGGGTCCCGTCCATATCGCCGTTACCGAGAAGGCCAAGGCGCTGGCCATCTGGCAGGACGTGGTCGGCCTCGATCTCATCGCAGAAGACGGAAATGCCCTGCACCTGGGCGCTGCAGGCAAGGTGCTGATCGTGCTTGAAACCGGCGCGACCCGCCCCTCCGTGCCGCGCACCATCGGCCTCTATCACGTCGCCGTCCATGTGCCGAGCCGCGTTGCCCTGGCCGAAATGGCTGTACGGGCGCTGCAGCGCAATGTGCGGATTTCGCCAACCGATCACCTGGTTTCGGAAGCCATCTATCTCTGGGACCTCGACGGCAACGGCATCGAAATCACCTTCGAGACGCCGTGGCGCGGCACGTTGGGCGATCCGGACAAGGGCGAAACCTATGCCGTGACCACTGAAGGAAAATCCCATTCCGGTCGCGACCCGATCGACCTCGATGGCCTGCTGGCCGAGCTGGGCGAGAACCCGGTCATCGCGCCCCGCATGCCAGCCGGCACCCGCATCGGCCATATCCACGTCCATGTGAATGACCTGGGCATTGCGATGAACTTCTATCGCGACGTTCTCGGCTTTGCCGGGTTCCTCTTGATCCATTCCTTCGGCATGGGTGATGTCGGGCTCGACTACATGCCCCACACCATTGCCTTCAACATCTGGTCGGGCCCCAATGCCGCCCTGCCGCCGGCCGGTGCTGCGGGCCTCCGCTGGTTCACCATCGTTCTGCCCGATGCGGCGACGCTGGAAGCCGTCGGCAATCGTCTCGCTGCGGCCGGTGCACAGGTTGTTGGGGTCGAAGGCGGTCTGGAGACACAGGACCCGTTCGGCAATCGGATCAAGATCGTTCTCGGCTGA
- a CDS encoding methyl-accepting chemotaxis protein yields the protein MNFRNIPILQKLVLTVLLMGVVAVAIAAVGWRELNAMSNTMNRVGAKEVAAREAMDLRMDVIAISRMTYQLVLDPASTDFVAQADRRMTEMKGRFPIIEAAADETELQQLAAVKPVMDAYFAKINDMLAVAAVQPLDQAALNASLAEALAAQLVVTDTIKIYSTYSGELMGSMRADAEASAFTAMVTLAIAAVVGIVAGLALSLFIGGRTIVRPVRQLTQTMSELADGKLDVGITHADAKDEIGAMARAVEVFRQNAKRVAALSAEEAARNLSVVERADMMAMLQSELASVMKAASAGIFDKRVPTDFSDDELNHLADSVNGLVETVDRGLSETGNVLSAIANTDLTQRVTGQYEGAFGALKNNTNAVAEKLADIVNQLRNTSRTLKTATGEILAGANDLSERTTRQAATIEETSAAMEQLATTVMENAKRAQDANGNAGKVTVSAEQGGEVMAQANQAMERITTSSAKISNIIGLIDDIAFQTNLLALNASVEAARAGDAGKGFAVVAVEVRRLAQSAASASADVKVLIEQSAKEVQDGSRLVGEAADRLNLMLDGVRASSGLMEGISRDSQEQSTGITEVSIAVRQMDEMTQHNAALVEEMNAAIEQTENQATQLDAIVDIFKVEESNTRRGYARAA from the coding sequence ATGAATTTCCGCAATATTCCGATCCTGCAGAAGCTGGTTCTGACGGTTCTCCTCATGGGCGTGGTGGCCGTTGCCATTGCCGCCGTCGGCTGGCGTGAACTCAACGCCATGAGCAATACGATGAACCGCGTCGGCGCCAAGGAAGTGGCTGCTCGCGAGGCCATGGACCTGCGCATGGACGTCATCGCCATTTCGCGCATGACCTACCAACTGGTGCTGGATCCTGCGAGCACCGACTTCGTCGCCCAGGCCGATCGCCGCATGACCGAGATGAAGGGTCGCTTCCCGATCATCGAGGCTGCCGCCGACGAAACCGAGTTGCAGCAGCTCGCCGCCGTCAAGCCGGTGATGGATGCCTATTTCGCCAAGATCAACGACATGCTGGCCGTCGCCGCCGTGCAGCCGCTCGACCAGGCTGCGCTCAACGCGTCGCTGGCCGAAGCCCTGGCCGCCCAGTTGGTCGTCACCGACACGATCAAGATCTATTCGACCTATTCGGGCGAGCTGATGGGCTCCATGCGTGCCGATGCCGAAGCCTCGGCCTTTACCGCGATGGTGACCCTGGCCATCGCCGCTGTCGTCGGCATTGTCGCCGGTCTCGCGCTCAGCCTCTTCATCGGTGGCCGCACCATCGTCCGCCCGGTGCGCCAGTTGACCCAGACCATGAGCGAGCTGGCCGATGGCAAGCTTGACGTCGGCATCACCCATGCCGATGCCAAGGACGAAATCGGCGCCATGGCCCGTGCCGTGGAAGTCTTCCGCCAGAATGCCAAGCGCGTCGCCGCGCTCAGCGCCGAGGAAGCGGCCCGCAATCTCTCTGTGGTCGAACGCGCCGACATGATGGCCATGCTGCAGTCCGAACTTGCTTCGGTGATGAAGGCCGCCAGCGCCGGCATTTTCGACAAGCGCGTGCCGACCGACTTCTCCGATGACGAACTCAACCACCTGGCTGACAGCGTCAATGGCCTGGTCGAAACCGTCGATCGCGGCCTGTCGGAAACTGGCAATGTGCTTTCGGCCATTGCCAATACCGACCTGACCCAGCGCGTTACCGGCCAGTACGAAGGCGCTTTTGGTGCGCTCAAGAACAATACCAATGCCGTGGCCGAAAAGCTGGCCGACATCGTCAACCAGCTCCGCAATACCTCGCGCACGCTCAAGACCGCGACCGGCGAAATCCTTGCCGGCGCCAATGACCTTTCCGAACGCACCACCCGCCAGGCCGCAACCATCGAGGAAACCTCGGCGGCCATGGAACAGCTGGCAACGACCGTGATGGAAAACGCCAAGCGCGCCCAGGATGCCAATGGCAATGCCGGCAAGGTGACCGTCTCGGCCGAACAGGGTGGCGAAGTCATGGCCCAGGCCAACCAGGCCATGGAGCGCATCACCACCTCCTCGGCCAAGATTTCCAACATCATCGGCCTGATCGACGACATCGCCTTCCAGACCAATCTGCTGGCCCTCAATGCTTCGGTGGAAGCGGCGCGCGCCGGTGATGCCGGCAAGGGCTTTGCCGTGGTGGCCGTGGAAGTGCGTCGTCTGGCGCAGTCCGCAGCCTCGGCTTCGGCCGATGTGAAGGTTCTGATCGAACAGTCGGCCAAGGAAGTGCAGGATGGCAGCCGCCTCGTGGGCGAGGCTGCCGATCGCCTCAACCTGATGCTCGATGGCGTCCGCGCCAGCTCGGGCCTGATGGAAGGCATTTCGCGCGACAGCCAGGAACAGTCGACCGGCATTACCGAAGTCTCGATCGCCGTCCGCCAGATGGACGAGATGACCCAGCACAATGCGGCGCTGGTCGAGGAAATGAACGCTGCGATCGAGCAGACCGAAAACCAGGCGACGCAGCTCGACGCCATCGTCGATATCTTCAAGGTCGAAGAAAGCAACACCCGCCGCGGCTACGCCCGGGCAGCCTGA
- a CDS encoding ABC transporter ATP-binding protein, whose translation MSRKKLDFRADAYRNVLGFTFRRWSSRPAIISAICILVIVSTLAEVMVPVFSGQIVDAIAGGQNSAASEALRAFIIVVGLGLASVVLRWFIFQGVIKLTIRMMAEVVNDGFHRVQRFSTDWHANSFAGSTVRKITRGMWALDAINDLLLVALLPSVVMLVGASIILGTYWPVIGLIVALGSIIYIGVTVLLSMGYVSPAASLANAWDTRLGGALADAVSCNSVVKAFGAEDREEHRLRHVLGKWDHRTRRTWKRGTLSGTIQGFMMVSMQAGILGTGLVMWQQGLATPGDITFVLAMFFVLQGYLRDVGMHIRNLQRAVNDMEELVLLDKTPLGIDDRKGAGAIAITAGEIKFDHVTFRYGAHPTPLYNDFSVTIAPGERVGLVGHSGSGKTTFVKLIQRLYDVNEGGITIDGQNIAEVKQSSLRNQIAIVQQEPILFHRTLAENIAYGRPEATRKEIELAAQQANAHDFILDLPKGYETMVGERGVKLSGGERQRVAIARAFLADARVLILDEATSSLDSESEVQIQQAMERLMEGRTTLVIAHRLSTVRALDRLLVFDKGRIVEEGDHQALIRLNGGIYRRLFERQALELTKGLVA comes from the coding sequence ATGAGTCGCAAGAAGCTCGATTTCCGTGCCGATGCCTATCGCAACGTGCTCGGCTTTACCTTTCGTCGCTGGTCGTCGCGCCCGGCGATCATTTCCGCAATCTGTATCCTGGTCATCGTGTCGACGCTGGCCGAAGTCATGGTGCCGGTGTTTTCCGGCCAGATCGTCGATGCCATTGCCGGCGGGCAGAATTCGGCTGCCTCCGAAGCGCTGCGCGCCTTCATCATCGTGGTGGGCCTGGGCCTTGCCAGCGTGGTGCTGCGCTGGTTCATCTTCCAGGGCGTCATCAAGCTGACCATCCGCATGATGGCCGAAGTGGTCAATGACGGCTTCCATCGCGTGCAGCGGTTCTCGACCGACTGGCATGCCAACAGCTTTGCCGGCTCGACCGTGCGCAAGATCACCCGTGGCATGTGGGCGCTCGATGCGATCAACGACCTCTTGCTGGTGGCGCTGCTGCCATCGGTGGTCATGCTGGTCGGCGCCAGCATCATCTTGGGCACCTATTGGCCGGTGATCGGGTTGATCGTGGCGCTGGGCTCGATCATCTATATCGGCGTCACCGTTTTGCTCTCAATGGGCTATGTCTCGCCGGCCGCAAGCCTTGCCAATGCCTGGGACACCCGTCTCGGCGGCGCGCTGGCCGATGCGGTGAGCTGCAATTCGGTGGTCAAGGCCTTTGGTGCCGAGGACCGCGAAGAGCATCGCCTGCGTCACGTGCTGGGCAAGTGGGATCATCGCACCCGCCGCACCTGGAAGCGCGGCACGCTGAGCGGCACGATCCAGGGCTTCATGATGGTCTCGATGCAGGCCGGCATCCTGGGCACGGGCCTTGTCATGTGGCAGCAGGGGCTGGCGACGCCGGGCGACATCACCTTCGTTTTGGCGATGTTCTTCGTGCTGCAGGGGTATCTGCGCGACGTTGGCATGCACATCCGCAACCTGCAGCGTGCCGTCAACGACATGGAAGAGCTGGTCCTGCTCGACAAGACGCCGCTGGGCATCGACGACCGCAAGGGCGCAGGAGCCATTGCCATCACGGCCGGCGAGATCAAGTTCGATCACGTCACCTTCCGCTATGGCGCGCACCCGACCCCGCTCTACAATGACTTCTCGGTCACCATTGCGCCGGGAGAGCGCGTGGGGCTGGTCGGTCATTCCGGCTCGGGCAAGACGACCTTCGTCAAGCTGATCCAGCGTCTTTACGACGTCAATGAAGGGGGCATCACCATCGATGGCCAGAACATTGCCGAAGTGAAGCAGTCGAGCCTGCGCAACCAGATCGCGATCGTGCAGCAGGAGCCCATCCTGTTCCACCGCACCTTGGCCGAGAACATCGCCTATGGCCGTCCAGAAGCGACGCGCAAGGAGATCGAACTGGCCGCGCAACAGGCCAATGCCCATGACTTCATCCTCGACCTGCCCAAGGGTTATGAAACCATGGTGGGCGAGCGTGGCGTCAAGCTGTCGGGTGGCGAGCGCCAGCGTGTCGCCATTGCCCGGGCCTTCCTCGCCGATGCGCGGGTGCTGATCCTCGACGAGGCGACATCGAGCCTCGACAGCGAGAGCGAAGTGCAGATCCAGCAGGCCATGGAACGCCTGATGGAAGGCCGGACCACTCTGGTCATCGCCCACCGCCTGTCGACCGTCAGGGCGCTTGATCGCCTGCTGGTCTTCGACAAGGGCCGGATCGTCGAGGAGGGTGACCACCAGGCGCTGATCCGATTGAACGGCGGCATCTACCGCCGCCTGTTCGAGCGGCAGGCGCTGGAACTGACCAAGGGATTGGTCGCGTAA
- a CDS encoding lipid kinase, which produces MSALPARRRALMLVNPNARRGTAALEPVVDRLREGGVDVVIERFNTPDEVSADIARRRHEADLVIVCGGDGTINSAARGVLETGLPMGIMPMGTANDLARTIGIPDDLLKAADIIIAGHTATVDLGEVNGHPFFNVASMGLSVDLARGLTPEAKRRWGKLGYALAAIKVAMKAKPFRAEIISDSGTEKVKTLQIAVGNGVHYGGGTVIHADATIEDGHLDLYSLELKNVWKFGLMLGAFRRGEHGAWDEVRTAKSTEFDIRTKEPMAINTDGDLVTETPAHFVIRPSAVTVFSPA; this is translated from the coding sequence ATGTCTGCTCTTCCCGCCCGCCGCCGCGCCCTCATGCTGGTCAATCCCAATGCCCGCCGCGGCACCGCTGCGCTGGAACCAGTGGTAGACCGCTTGCGCGAGGGTGGCGTCGATGTAGTGATCGAGCGCTTCAATACGCCCGATGAAGTCTCCGCCGATATTGCCCGTCGCCGGCACGAAGCCGATCTCGTTATCGTCTGCGGTGGAGACGGCACGATCAATTCGGCTGCACGAGGCGTGCTGGAAACGGGACTGCCCATGGGCATCATGCCGATGGGCACGGCCAATGACCTGGCGCGGACGATTGGCATCCCCGATGATCTGCTCAAGGCCGCCGACATCATCATCGCCGGCCATACGGCGACGGTCGACCTCGGAGAGGTCAATGGCCACCCCTTCTTCAACGTCGCCAGCATGGGCCTATCGGTCGATCTGGCTCGCGGCCTGACGCCAGAGGCCAAGCGCCGCTGGGGCAAGCTGGGATATGCTCTGGCGGCGATCAAGGTGGCGATGAAGGCGAAACCCTTCCGCGCCGAAATCATCAGCGATAGCGGCACTGAAAAGGTCAAGACGCTGCAGATCGCGGTGGGCAATGGCGTGCACTATGGCGGCGGCACGGTGATCCATGCCGATGCCACAATCGAGGACGGTCATCTCGATCTCTATTCGCTCGAGCTCAAGAATGTCTGGAAGTTCGGCTTGATGCTGGGTGCTTTTAGGCGCGGTGAACACGGCGCCTGGGACGAGGTGCGCACGGCCAAGAGCACCGAATTCGATATTCGGACCAAGGAGCCGATGGCGATCAATACGGATGGGGACTTAGTGACGGAAACCCCGGCGCATTTCGTGATCCGGCCGAGTGCGGTGACGGTGTTCAGCCCGGCGTAA
- a CDS encoding aminopeptidase: MTIDPVKLDKLAQVAIKVGLQLEEGQDLVITAPMTSAPLVRRITEHAYKAGAGVVTTIYSDEEATLARYQHANDASFDKAASWLYSGMAEAYRNNAARLAISGDNPMMLAGQDPDKVTRSMRATSAAAKPAMQLITGFDINWNIVSYPTAAWAKLVFPNDSQEEAVSKLADAIFKASRVDQEDPIAAWKEHNANLKARWTWLNDKAFSALKYTGPGTDLTVGLADGHRWKGGASEAKNGVTCNPNIPTEEVFTTPHKLRVDGYVAGTKPLSHNGALIEDMQARFEGGKLVEFKSSKNQDLFNKVLDTDEGGRRLGEVALVPHSSPISASGILFFNTLYDENASCHIAQGQCYSDCFVNGKDLSQEQIAAQGGNSSNIHIDWMIGSDKIDIDGVNADGSTEPVMRGGEWAN; the protein is encoded by the coding sequence ATGACCATCGATCCCGTCAAGCTCGACAAGCTCGCCCAGGTTGCCATCAAGGTCGGCCTGCAACTCGAAGAGGGCCAGGACCTCGTCATCACCGCGCCGATGACTTCGGCCCCTCTGGTGCGCCGCATCACCGAGCATGCCTACAAGGCCGGCGCGGGCGTGGTCACCACGATCTATTCGGACGAGGAAGCCACCCTTGCCCGCTATCAGCATGCCAATGACGCCAGTTTCGACAAGGCCGCCTCCTGGCTCTATTCGGGCATGGCCGAAGCCTACCGGAACAATGCCGCGCGCCTCGCGATTTCAGGCGACAATCCGATGATGCTGGCTGGCCAGGACCCGGACAAGGTCACCCGCTCGATGCGCGCCACTTCGGCTGCCGCCAAGCCGGCCATGCAGCTGATCACCGGCTTCGACATCAACTGGAACATTGTCTCCTACCCCACTGCTGCCTGGGCCAAGCTGGTCTTCCCCAATGACAGCCAGGAAGAGGCCGTTTCCAAGTTGGCCGATGCCATCTTCAAGGCGAGCCGCGTCGATCAGGAAGACCCGATCGCGGCCTGGAAGGAACACAATGCCAATCTCAAGGCGCGTTGGACCTGGCTCAATGACAAGGCTTTCTCGGCCCTGAAATACACCGGCCCCGGCACGGATCTGACCGTCGGCCTGGCGGATGGCCATCGCTGGAAGGGCGGTGCGTCGGAAGCCAAGAATGGCGTAACCTGCAATCCCAATATCCCGACCGAGGAAGTCTTCACCACGCCGCACAAGCTGCGCGTCGACGGTTATGTCGCCGGCACCAAGCCGCTGTCGCATAATGGCGCACTGATCGAGGACATGCAGGCCCGCTTCGAAGGCGGCAAGCTGGTCGAATTCAAGTCATCCAAGAACCAGGACCTGTTCAACAAGGTGCTCGATACCGACGAGGGTGGCCGTCGCCTGGGCGAAGTGGCACTGGTGCCGCATTCGTCGCCGATCTCGGCCTCGGGGATCCTGTTCTTCAACACGCTCTATGACGAAAATGCCTCCTGCCACATCGCGCAGGGCCAGTGCTATTCGGACTGTTTCGTCAATGGCAAGGATCTCAGCCAGGAGCAGATCGCGGCCCAGGGCGGCAATTCGTCCAACATTCACATCGACTGGATGATCGGCAGCGACAAGATCGACATCGACGGCGTCAATGCGGACGGCTCCACCGAGCCCGTCATGCGCGGCGGCGAATGGGCCAACTGA
- a CDS encoding L-fuconate dehydratase: protein MTKITSLKTHDLRFPTSASLDGSDAMNPDPDYSAAYVILGTDGAHEGHGLTFTIGRGNEVVVAAMRALESRVLGLDLAWIAENPGRFWRHVTGDSQLRWIGPDKGAMHLATGAVVNAVWDLLGKEAGKPVWQLVADMTPEQLVSIVDFRYLTDAITPEEALAIFRKAEAGKAERVATLKAEGYQCYTTSAGWLGYSNEKLTRLATEAVEQGFQHIKMKVGRDLEDDIRRLEIVREIMGPDRYLMIDANQVWEVDQAVDWVKALSRFNPYFIEEPTSPDDVSGHRTIREAIAPVKVATGEMCQNRILFKQFIKDGAIDIVQIDACRIGGLNEVLSVLLMAAKFGLPVWPHAGGVGLCEYVQHLSMIDYLVVSGTKQGRVIEFVDHLHEHFIEPCDIQNAAYMPPKLPGFSIQMKPESIAENEFRG, encoded by the coding sequence ATGACCAAGATTACCAGCCTCAAGACCCACGACCTGCGCTTCCCTACCTCGGCTTCGCTCGATGGTTCGGACGCCATGAACCCCGATCCCGATTATTCCGCAGCCTATGTGATCCTGGGCACCGATGGCGCTCATGAAGGGCACGGCCTGACCTTTACCATCGGCCGCGGCAATGAAGTGGTGGTCGCAGCGATGAGGGCGCTGGAAAGTCGCGTGCTGGGCCTGGACCTCGCCTGGATCGCCGAAAACCCCGGCCGCTTCTGGCGGCATGTGACCGGCGACAGCCAGCTGCGCTGGATCGGCCCCGACAAGGGCGCCATGCATCTGGCGACTGGCGCGGTGGTCAATGCCGTCTGGGACCTGCTGGGCAAGGAGGCCGGCAAACCGGTGTGGCAACTCGTTGCAGACATGACGCCCGAACAGCTCGTCTCCATCGTCGACTTCCGCTACCTGACCGACGCCATTACCCCCGAGGAGGCGCTGGCGATCTTTCGCAAGGCCGAGGCCGGCAAGGCAGAGCGCGTCGCAACGCTCAAGGCCGAGGGCTACCAGTGCTACACGACTTCGGCCGGCTGGCTCGGTTACAGCAATGAAAAACTGACGCGACTGGCGACGGAGGCGGTGGAGCAGGGCTTCCAGCATATCAAGATGAAGGTCGGCCGCGATCTCGAGGACGATATCCGGCGCCTCGAGATCGTGCGCGAGATCATGGGGCCCGATCGCTATCTGATGATCGACGCCAACCAGGTCTGGGAGGTCGATCAGGCGGTGGATTGGGTCAAGGCGCTGTCGCGCTTCAATCCCTATTTCATCGAGGAGCCGACCAGCCCCGATGATGTCTCCGGTCACCGGACCATCCGCGAAGCCATTGCCCCTGTGAAAGTGGCAACCGGGGAAATGTGCCAGAACCGCATCCTGTTCAAGCAGTTCATCAAAGATGGGGCGATCGACATCGTCCAGATCGATGCCTGCCGCATCGGCGGGTTGAACGAAGTGCTCTCGGTGCTGCTGATGGCCGCCAAATTTGGCCTGCCGGTCTGGCCCCATGCCGGCGGCGTTGGGCTTTGCGAATATGTCCAGCACCTGTCGATGATCGACTATCTGGTGGTGTCGGGCACCAAGCAGGGGCGCGTGATCGAGTTTGTCGATCACCTGCACGAGCATTTCATCGAGCCCTGCGACATTCAGAACGCCGCCTACATGCCGCCGAAACTGCCGGGATTCTCGATCCAGATGAAGCCGGAGTCGATCGCGGAGAATGAGTTCAGGGGCTGA
- a CDS encoding GGDEF domain-containing protein: MTKWTIKSGYERYYAWLLGLGMARTVLFATAVAITGSVLTTAVIMLLIPGPKDFFWYGMVVAVVSPALTAPGLGSTAFRMAFQLSATQAALKRAAETDALTGVANRRFFMTQAEQAFVEAEAGGVSFAVVMLDIDHFKTINDTHGHSLGDAVIHDVAQACQAALPQGDCFARFGGEEFIALVHVAGQDNALAVAEMLRRTVAALGFANGNPPAVTVSLGVALYQPGSAHGLHDILNEADRQLYAAKAAGRNRVEIASEGLRLAS, translated from the coding sequence GTGACGAAGTGGACGATCAAGAGCGGCTATGAGCGCTACTACGCCTGGCTGCTGGGACTGGGCATGGCTCGCACCGTGCTCTTTGCGACTGCGGTCGCCATTACCGGCTCCGTGCTGACCACTGCTGTCATCATGCTGCTGATCCCCGGGCCGAAGGACTTCTTCTGGTACGGCATGGTGGTTGCCGTGGTGTCGCCTGCCCTGACGGCGCCGGGCCTCGGCTCCACGGCCTTCCGGATGGCGTTTCAGCTGAGCGCGACACAGGCGGCGCTCAAGCGGGCAGCCGAAACCGACGCGCTGACCGGCGTCGCCAATCGCCGCTTCTTCATGACCCAGGCCGAGCAGGCCTTCGTCGAAGCCGAAGCGGGCGGGGTGAGCTTTGCCGTGGTCATGCTCGACATCGACCACTTCAAGACGATCAACGATACCCATGGCCACAGCCTGGGTGATGCGGTGATCCATGACGTAGCGCAGGCCTGCCAGGCGGCGCTTCCCCAGGGTGACTGCTTTGCCCGTTTTGGCGGCGAGGAATTCATTGCGCTCGTGCATGTCGCGGGGCAGGACAATGCGCTGGCCGTAGCGGAAATGCTGCGCCGGACGGTAGCGGCCCTTGGTTTCGCCAATGGCAATCCCCCCGCGGTCACCGTGAGTCTGGGCGTGGCGCTCTACCAGCCCGGCAGCGCCCATGGCCTGCACGACATTCTCAACGAAGCCGACCGCCAGCTTTATGCGGCCAAGGCGGCCGGCCGCAACCGGGTCGAGATCGCGAGCGAAGGCCTGCGTCTGGCGTCCTGA
- a CDS encoding SDR family oxidoreductase, which yields MMADISGKIVLITAAAQGIGRASVEAFVKAGAKVIATDVNAEKLRELDGMAGVTTRVLDVLSADAVKQAVTEIGRIDVLFNCAGVVHSGTVLEMSDKDMDFAFDLNIKAQIRTIQAVLPQMLEREDGAIINMATVASSVKGVPNRAAYSISKAAVIGLTKSVASDFTTSNIRVNAICPGTVDSPSLHERWHATGDFEGAKKAFIARQPIGRIARPDEVADLAVYLAGATYTTGQIHVIDGGWTA from the coding sequence ATTATGGCCGACATTTCTGGCAAGATCGTACTCATTACCGCGGCCGCGCAGGGCATTGGCCGCGCATCCGTAGAAGCTTTCGTCAAGGCGGGGGCGAAGGTCATCGCCACCGACGTCAATGCCGAAAAGCTCAGGGAGCTGGACGGCATGGCAGGCGTCACCACCCGCGTGCTCGACGTGCTCTCGGCCGACGCGGTCAAGCAGGCAGTGACCGAGATCGGGCGGATCGACGTGCTGTTCAACTGCGCCGGCGTCGTCCATTCCGGGACGGTGCTGGAGATGAGCGACAAGGACATGGATTTCGCCTTCGACCTCAACATCAAGGCGCAGATCCGCACCATCCAGGCCGTGCTGCCGCAGATGCTGGAGCGCGAGGATGGCGCCATCATCAACATGGCGACGGTAGCCAGTTCGGTGAAGGGCGTGCCCAATCGCGCCGCCTATTCGATCTCCAAGGCCGCCGTGATCGGCCTGACCAAATCCGTGGCCAGCGATTTCACCACCAGCAATATCCGCGTCAACGCCATCTGCCCGGGTACCGTGGATAGCCCGTCGCTGCACGAGCGCTGGCATGCCACGGGCGATTTCGAGGGGGCCAAGAAGGCCTTCATCGCACGCCAGCCCATCGGCCGCATTGCGCGGCCCGACGAGGTGGCGGACCTCGCGGTCTATCTCGCCGGCGCGACCTATACGACCGGCCAGATCCACGTCATCGACGGTGGCTGGACAGCGTGA